From Actinoplanes oblitus, a single genomic window includes:
- the cspE gene encoding transcription antiterminator/RNA stability regulator CspE has product MVTGVVKWFNADKGFGFITPDDGGADVFAHFSAIQMSGYRSLEENQRVEFEVTQGQKGPQAANIRSV; this is encoded by the coding sequence ATGGTTACCGGCGTTGTGAAGTGGTTCAACGCGGACAAGGGCTTCGGGTTCATCACCCCCGACGACGGCGGCGCCGACGTCTTCGCCCACTTCTCCGCGATCCAGATGTCGGGCTACCGCAGCCTGGAGGAGAACCAGCGGGTTGAGTTCGAGGTCACCCAGGGCCAGAAGGGCCCGCAGGCCGCGAACATCCGCTCCGTCTGA
- a CDS encoding pilus assembly protein CpaE — translation MHMARLLKAAGLIWKPRPGDRFAIPDRDLDDELFVLSNMTIQVHDRPEGRIIGFNGTTEWALDDVEIDETVWLPREDQLRELLGGTFRSLEREAAGHRVRVDLLGVALSFAADSAEEAYAAALLHLLNAAGARDGG, via the coding sequence ATGCACATGGCGCGGCTGCTCAAGGCTGCCGGGCTGATCTGGAAGCCCCGCCCCGGCGACCGGTTCGCGATCCCCGATCGGGACCTCGACGACGAGTTGTTCGTGCTCAGCAACATGACGATCCAGGTGCACGACCGGCCGGAGGGACGGATCATCGGCTTCAACGGCACTACCGAGTGGGCCCTCGACGACGTGGAGATCGACGAGACCGTGTGGCTGCCCCGGGAGGACCAGTTGCGGGAGTTGCTCGGCGGGACGTTCCGGTCGCTCGAGCGGGAAGCGGCGGGTCATCGGGTACGCGTGGACCTGCTCGGCGTGGCGCTCAGCTTCGCGGCGGACTCGGCGGAGGAGGCCTACGCGGCGGCGTTGCTGCACCTGCTCAACGCCGCGGGGGCCCGGGACGGCGGATGA
- a CDS encoding ATP-dependent helicase has translation MRADAGPRFTPVELARLLRLPPPTDEQAAIIAHPVKPLLVVAGAGSGKTETMASRVVWLVANGYAHPGEILGLTFTRKAAGELAHRVRTRLGQLIRRLGRDDALAGEATIATYHSYAARVVTEHGLRGGFEPSARLLTEAARWQIVDSLVRSYTGEMTGLNRAPGTVTDDVLALSAELAEHLRSPDDLAAWTGRFFAEVQSFPGRMYSDVAEMLRRQQHRLTLLPLVRLYEQRKLDLEAMDFGDQMARAALVARDHPEVGRIERGRFRMVLLDEYQDTSHAQVTMLNNLFGGGHPVTAVGDPCQSIYGWRGASAGTLDRFPDEFPDAEGHPAWVRSLTRSWRNRPEILEVANVISAPLRARVGTLRPADRVAEAVGGRTVSCALLRSYAEEASWIADSILTAWRLVAGMPKALPEEIPLERRPTSAVLVRVRSQIPVIEEALRSRGLPVEVVGLGGLLDTPEVRDVVCTLRVLADPTDGASLLRLLTGARWRIGPRDLVALHRRARALAADRAAEQARTADSPDEVMADRLDDATLIEAMADLGSPHQFSVAGFARLAAYSRELSALRQRLDQPLPDLLADIERTIGLDVEVAVRGWVAGDAGLARGHLDALGAAATRYTSENETSTLAGFLAFLTAAEEEERGLEPGQVDVAEGAVQILTAHAAKGLEWDVVSVAGLCRGVWPGLVRGSDHYLGGIGVLPFPLRGDAAGLPELNLGDAVEQKDVNRALGEFARAWREHDEREERRLAYVAMTRPRRLLLCSGYWWGDGVKRPRGPSVFLDEVRATCEAGAGVVTTWAPEPAPGETNPSEELVATAEWPADPLGVRRPPMAAAADLIRRMIANPDASAAEAFADLATAHPEVAARAGLAADLAGLAAPGSRPAASSPDRPIPVRPEPSAPTDAPPAPADAEPPAPAEPVPAQDAAPEPAAPAGFDRDTLLAAATAADRVTAAVDPDIARWRREAQLLLAERAERTRHDGPIEVALPPHLSVSQLVVLRRDPQALARSLRRPLPQRPAPHARRGTAFHVWLEQRFGAARLIDIDELPGAADDQAAGDEELAELQEAFLTGEWAGRTPIDVEVPFATTVAGVVIRGRMDAVFADPGGRFDVIDWKTGRRPTGAAAEAAAVQLSAYRIAWASLAGVPVTRVRAGFHYVREQVTVRPTDLMDVASLTALITEIPEEAL, from the coding sequence ATGAGAGCAGACGCCGGCCCCCGCTTCACCCCGGTCGAGCTGGCCCGCCTGCTGCGCCTGCCGCCGCCCACCGACGAGCAGGCCGCGATCATCGCCCACCCGGTGAAACCGCTGCTCGTGGTCGCCGGCGCCGGTTCCGGCAAGACCGAGACCATGGCGTCCCGGGTGGTCTGGCTGGTGGCGAACGGGTACGCCCACCCCGGCGAGATCCTCGGCCTGACCTTCACCCGCAAGGCGGCCGGCGAGCTGGCCCACCGGGTCCGCACCCGGCTCGGCCAGCTGATCCGCCGCCTGGGCCGGGACGACGCGCTGGCCGGTGAGGCCACCATCGCCACCTACCACTCCTACGCGGCCCGGGTGGTCACCGAGCACGGCCTGCGCGGCGGGTTCGAGCCGTCCGCCCGGCTGCTCACCGAGGCGGCCCGCTGGCAGATCGTGGACTCCCTGGTCCGGTCGTACACCGGGGAGATGACCGGGCTGAACCGCGCGCCCGGCACGGTCACCGACGACGTCCTCGCGCTCTCCGCCGAGCTGGCCGAGCACCTGAGGTCCCCGGACGACCTGGCCGCCTGGACCGGCCGGTTCTTCGCCGAGGTGCAGTCCTTCCCGGGGCGGATGTACTCGGACGTCGCCGAGATGCTCCGCCGCCAGCAGCACCGGCTCACCCTGCTGCCCCTGGTCCGCCTCTACGAGCAGCGCAAACTCGACCTGGAGGCGATGGACTTCGGTGACCAGATGGCACGCGCCGCGCTGGTCGCCCGGGACCACCCCGAGGTCGGCCGGATCGAGCGTGGCCGGTTCCGGATGGTCCTGCTGGACGAGTACCAGGACACCAGCCACGCCCAGGTGACGATGCTGAACAACCTGTTCGGTGGCGGGCACCCGGTGACCGCGGTGGGTGACCCGTGCCAGTCGATCTACGGCTGGCGGGGCGCGTCGGCCGGCACCCTGGACCGGTTCCCCGACGAGTTCCCGGACGCCGAGGGCCACCCGGCCTGGGTGCGGAGCCTGACCCGCAGCTGGCGCAATCGCCCGGAGATCCTCGAGGTGGCGAACGTGATCTCCGCCCCGCTGCGGGCCCGGGTGGGGACGCTGCGACCCGCGGATCGGGTCGCCGAGGCGGTGGGCGGGCGGACGGTCAGTTGTGCGCTGCTCAGGTCGTACGCCGAAGAGGCCTCGTGGATCGCGGACTCGATCCTCACCGCCTGGCGCCTGGTCGCCGGCATGCCGAAGGCACTGCCCGAGGAGATCCCCCTGGAGCGGCGCCCGACCAGCGCGGTCCTGGTCCGGGTGCGCAGCCAGATCCCGGTGATCGAGGAGGCGCTGCGCTCCCGCGGCCTGCCGGTCGAGGTGGTCGGGCTGGGCGGCCTGCTCGACACCCCCGAGGTCCGGGACGTGGTGTGCACGCTGCGGGTGCTCGCCGACCCGACCGACGGCGCCTCCCTGTTGCGGCTGCTCACCGGCGCCCGCTGGCGGATCGGCCCGCGCGACCTGGTCGCGTTGCACCGCCGGGCCCGCGCGCTGGCCGCCGACCGTGCCGCCGAGCAGGCCCGGACCGCCGACTCGCCGGACGAGGTGATGGCCGACCGGCTCGACGACGCCACCCTGATCGAGGCGATGGCCGATCTGGGCAGCCCGCACCAGTTCTCGGTGGCGGGATTCGCCCGGCTCGCCGCCTACAGCCGGGAGCTGAGCGCCCTGCGGCAGCGCCTCGACCAGCCACTTCCCGACCTGCTGGCGGACATCGAGCGGACCATCGGGCTGGACGTCGAGGTCGCGGTCCGCGGCTGGGTGGCCGGTGACGCCGGCCTGGCCCGCGGTCACCTGGACGCGCTCGGCGCGGCCGCCACCCGTTACACCAGCGAGAACGAGACCAGCACTCTCGCCGGTTTCCTGGCGTTCCTGACCGCCGCCGAGGAGGAGGAGCGCGGGCTGGAACCGGGCCAGGTCGACGTGGCCGAGGGCGCCGTGCAGATCCTCACCGCGCACGCCGCGAAGGGCCTGGAGTGGGACGTGGTCTCGGTGGCCGGCCTGTGCCGTGGCGTCTGGCCGGGCCTGGTCCGCGGGTCCGACCACTATCTCGGCGGCATCGGCGTGCTGCCGTTCCCGCTGCGTGGCGACGCGGCCGGGCTGCCCGAGCTGAATCTCGGCGACGCTGTCGAGCAGAAGGACGTGAACCGCGCGCTCGGCGAGTTCGCCCGTGCCTGGCGCGAGCACGACGAGCGCGAGGAGCGCCGCCTGGCCTACGTCGCGATGACCCGCCCGCGCCGCCTGCTGCTCTGCTCCGGCTACTGGTGGGGCGACGGCGTGAAACGTCCGCGCGGCCCGTCGGTCTTCCTCGACGAGGTCCGCGCCACCTGTGAGGCGGGCGCCGGCGTGGTGACGACCTGGGCGCCCGAGCCGGCCCCCGGCGAGACCAACCCGAGCGAGGAACTGGTCGCCACCGCCGAGTGGCCGGCCGACCCGCTCGGCGTGCGCCGCCCGCCGATGGCCGCGGCCGCCGACCTGATCCGCCGCATGATCGCCAACCCGGACGCCTCGGCGGCCGAGGCCTTCGCCGACCTCGCGACGGCCCATCCCGAGGTCGCGGCCCGCGCCGGCCTGGCGGCCGACCTGGCGGGCCTCGCCGCCCCCGGTTCCCGCCCGGCCGCCTCTTCCCCGGATCGCCCGATTCCGGTACGCCCGGAGCCCTCGGCGCCCACGGATGCTCCGCCAGCCCCCGCCGACGCCGAACCCCCGGCTCCTGCCGAGCCCGTCCCCGCCCAGGACGCCGCCCCCGAGCCCGCCGCCCCCGCCGGGTTCGACCGGGACACCCTGCTGGCCGCCGCGACCGCCGCGGACCGGGTCACCGCCGCCGTCGACCCGGACATCGCCCGCTGGCGCCGCGAGGCCCAGCTCCTGCTGGCCGAGCGCGCCGAACGCACCCGCCACGACGGCCCGATCGAGGTCGCCCTGCCCCCGCACCTCTCGGTCTCCCAGCTGGTGGTCCTGCGGCGCGATCCGCAGGCCCTGGCCCGCTCACTGCGCCGCCCGCTTCCGCAGCGCCCGGCACCGCACGCCCGCCGCGGCACCGCCTTCCATGTCTGGCTGGAGCAGCGGTTCGGCGCGGCCCGCCTGATCGACATCGACGAACTGCCTGGCGCCGCCGACGACCAGGCGGCCGGCGACGAGGAACTGGCCGAGCTGCAGGAGGCGTTCCTCACCGGCGAGTGGGCCGGCCGGACCCCGATCGACGTCGAGGTACCGTTCGCCACCACGGTCGCCGGTGTGGTGATCCGCGGCCGGATGGACGCGGTCTTCGCCGACCCCGGTGGCCGCTTCGATGTGATCGACTGGAAGACCGGCCGCCGCCCCACCGGCGCCGCCGCCGAGGCCGCCGCCGTTCAGCTCTCCGCGTACCGGATCGCCTGGGCCAGCCTGGCCGGCGTCCCGGTCACCCGGGTCCGGGCCGGTTTCCACTATGTCCGTGAGCAGGTCACCGTCCGCCCCACCGACCTGATGGACGTGGCGTCGCTGACCGCCCTGATCACCGAGATCCCCGAGGAAGCCCTCTGA
- a CDS encoding ATP-dependent helicase, which yields MSTPAPQSPVRRPAYRLVRRPRPAAPELRADPVQARVVAHTAGPLLVVGGPGTGKTTVLVEAVAARIAEGVDPERILVLTFGRRGAAALRDRIEARVAGTPGRIVHEPLVRTFHAYAFGLLRRAAAERGEPAPRLLTGPEQDLIIRELLAVVEDPEAADTIGWPESLRPALPTRAFAQQLRDLMQRAAERGVGAIELARYAARLGRDDWAAAARFLDEYVAVLSLRDATTRGSVAYDPAELVRAASGLLADEPGLLAAERRRLAHVFVDELAETDPAQVDLLAQVAGGGRSLVAFADPDSSIFGFRGADPEVVAGFPARFRTPAGAPAETVTLHTNYRAAPPLLTATSGVARRMRGPFAHRPMFPPPPPAEPPAAPSSAPAGGVSPESPPAPAVGSPGSAATSGGPARASAPEVTGDEIAPTGPVAEAVVRTFRSPAAETAFIAHALREAHLLYGVPWSRMAVLMRSATLQQPSVQRALAAAGVPTVIHAEDLPLHLQPAVAPFLLLLRCALDPDLLDEEAAVALLHSPLGGADPLAERRLRQGLRALAVAAGDRRPSGELLVDAVRDPAGLDLVERRWARPAQTIARLLTVARTAAAEPGTSAEEVLWTVWRASGLADRWYAMSTGNLRIADPAQAARARQWRAEAADRDLDAMVVLFDAAARFVDRLPGAGVRVFLDHVLGQDLPADTIAPTADRGEAVRLLTAHAAKGLEWDVVVLAGVQEGLWPDLRLRGSLLGSERLVDAVAGRPATGSEAIVAETSALLDEERRLFYVATTRARRRLVVTAVASASAGGAAIEEQPSRFLTELAARGPQPPRPGGDGPESGGPLPPEPPGPDDVPLPPEPPEPDDPGPAGTPDPADEAPPAGAEHIDEQPDHEPDPDPDPDPDPDADPAPDAEADADELTVGRAPRALTLAALVAELRTVVVSAAETPARRRAAAAELARLASAGVPGAHPDEWWGLRPLSDDRPLVDEGEPVKVTPSAMESALRCSLRWLLERHGGAAPAGPAQGIGNLVHAAAMLAEDAHADREKLVEYVSARFDSIELAARWMAGPEQERAQAMVDKLLRWLAANPRRLLAIEHEFTVRLEDERRPVQLTGRVDRLEIDEAGRLVVIDLKTGKSTALSAEVAENPQLAGYQAAVDAGAFGDFGADSGGAALVQLGPGKDAREQMQVPITEATDPQWAYQMVRRTADTMAAATFSAVANSRCRVCPVRTSCPVSGKGRQVVEPPKDQR from the coding sequence GTGAGCACGCCGGCCCCCCAGTCCCCGGTGCGCCGGCCGGCCTATCGCCTGGTCCGGCGCCCCCGCCCGGCCGCGCCCGAGTTGCGCGCCGACCCGGTGCAGGCCCGGGTGGTGGCGCACACCGCCGGTCCGCTGCTGGTGGTCGGCGGTCCCGGCACCGGCAAGACCACGGTGCTGGTCGAGGCGGTCGCCGCCCGGATCGCCGAGGGCGTCGACCCGGAGCGGATCCTGGTGCTCACCTTCGGCCGCCGCGGCGCCGCCGCGCTCCGCGACCGGATCGAGGCGCGGGTGGCCGGCACCCCCGGCCGGATCGTGCACGAGCCGCTGGTGCGGACCTTCCATGCGTACGCGTTCGGTTTGCTCCGCCGGGCCGCGGCCGAGCGTGGTGAGCCCGCCCCACGGCTGCTCACCGGCCCCGAGCAGGACCTGATCATCCGGGAGCTGCTCGCCGTCGTGGAGGATCCGGAGGCCGCCGACACCATCGGCTGGCCGGAGTCCCTGCGGCCGGCCCTGCCCACCCGCGCCTTCGCCCAGCAGCTGCGTGACCTGATGCAGCGCGCCGCCGAGCGCGGCGTCGGCGCCATCGAGCTGGCGCGCTACGCGGCCCGGCTGGGCCGCGACGACTGGGCCGCCGCCGCCCGCTTCCTGGATGAGTACGTCGCGGTGCTCTCCCTGCGCGACGCCACCACCCGTGGCTCGGTGGCCTACGACCCGGCCGAGCTCGTCCGGGCCGCCTCCGGGCTGCTCGCCGACGAGCCCGGCCTGCTGGCCGCCGAGCGCCGCCGCCTGGCGCACGTGTTCGTCGACGAGCTGGCCGAGACCGACCCGGCCCAGGTCGACCTGCTCGCCCAGGTCGCCGGCGGCGGCAGGTCACTGGTGGCCTTCGCCGACCCGGACTCGTCCATCTTCGGCTTCCGCGGCGCCGACCCCGAGGTGGTGGCCGGCTTCCCGGCCCGTTTCCGCACCCCGGCCGGCGCCCCCGCCGAGACCGTCACCCTGCACACCAACTACCGCGCCGCCCCACCCCTGCTCACCGCGACGTCCGGCGTGGCCCGCCGGATGCGCGGCCCGTTCGCCCACCGCCCGATGTTCCCCCCGCCCCCGCCGGCCGAGCCTCCCGCGGCTCCGTCGTCCGCGCCGGCCGGAGGCGTTTCTCCGGAGTCGCCGCCGGCCCCGGCCGTCGGCTCGCCGGGATCCGCCGCCACGTCGGGTGGGCCGGCCCGCGCGTCCGCTCCGGAGGTCACCGGGGACGAGATCGCGCCGACCGGGCCGGTCGCCGAGGCCGTGGTGCGCACCTTCCGCTCGCCGGCCGCCGAGACCGCCTTCATCGCGCACGCCCTGCGCGAGGCACACCTGCTCTACGGCGTGCCCTGGTCCCGGATGGCGGTGCTGATGCGTTCCGCCACGCTCCAGCAGCCCTCGGTCCAGCGGGCCCTCGCCGCCGCCGGCGTGCCGACCGTGATCCACGCCGAGGACCTGCCGCTGCACCTGCAGCCCGCGGTGGCCCCGTTCCTGCTGTTGCTGCGCTGCGCGCTGGATCCGGACCTGCTCGACGAGGAGGCCGCCGTCGCGCTGCTGCACTCGCCGCTGGGCGGAGCCGACCCGCTCGCCGAGCGCCGGCTGCGCCAGGGGTTGCGGGCCCTCGCGGTGGCCGCCGGCGACCGGCGGCCCTCCGGCGAGTTGCTGGTCGACGCGGTCCGCGACCCGGCCGGCCTGGACCTGGTGGAGCGTCGCTGGGCCCGTCCGGCGCAGACCATCGCCCGCCTGCTCACCGTGGCCCGCACCGCCGCCGCCGAGCCCGGCACCTCCGCCGAGGAGGTGCTCTGGACCGTCTGGCGAGCCAGTGGCCTGGCCGACAGGTGGTACGCGATGAGCACCGGAAACCTCCGGATCGCCGACCCCGCGCAGGCCGCCCGGGCCCGGCAGTGGCGGGCCGAGGCCGCCGACCGTGACCTGGACGCCATGGTGGTGCTCTTCGACGCGGCCGCCCGGTTCGTCGATCGGTTGCCCGGCGCCGGCGTCCGCGTCTTCCTCGACCACGTGCTCGGCCAGGACCTGCCGGCCGACACCATCGCGCCCACCGCCGACCGCGGCGAGGCGGTCCGCCTGCTCACCGCGCACGCGGCGAAAGGCCTGGAGTGGGACGTCGTGGTGCTGGCCGGCGTGCAGGAGGGCCTCTGGCCGGACCTGCGCCTGCGCGGCAGCCTGCTCGGATCGGAACGCCTGGTCGACGCGGTCGCCGGCCGTCCCGCGACCGGCTCGGAGGCGATCGTCGCCGAGACGTCCGCCCTGCTCGACGAGGAGCGCCGGCTCTTCTACGTGGCGACCACCCGTGCCCGCCGCCGCCTGGTGGTCACCGCTGTCGCCTCCGCCAGTGCGGGCGGCGCCGCGATCGAGGAGCAGCCCAGCCGCTTCCTCACCGAGCTGGCCGCCCGCGGTCCCCAGCCGCCGCGCCCGGGCGGCGACGGTCCGGAGTCCGGCGGCCCGCTCCCGCCGGAGCCGCCCGGCCCGGACGACGTCCCGCTGCCCCCCGAGCCCCCGGAGCCCGACGATCCGGGCCCCGCCGGCACTCCCGATCCTGCCGACGAGGCGCCGCCCGCCGGCGCCGAACACATCGATGAGCAGCCCGACCACGAACCCGACCCCGATCCGGACCCCGACCCCGATCCCGACGCCGACCCCGCCCCCGACGCCGAGGCCGACGCCGACGAGCTGACCGTTGGCCGGGCGCCCCGAGCCCTCACCCTGGCCGCGCTCGTCGCCGAGTTGCGTACCGTAGTCGTCTCCGCCGCGGAAACGCCTGCCCGGCGGCGCGCCGCGGCCGCTGAGCTGGCCCGCCTCGCGTCCGCCGGCGTGCCCGGCGCGCATCCGGACGAGTGGTGGGGGCTGCGGCCGCTCTCCGACGACCGGCCCCTGGTCGACGAGGGCGAGCCGGTCAAGGTCACCCCGTCGGCGATGGAGAGCGCCCTCCGCTGCAGCCTGCGCTGGCTGCTGGAGCGGCACGGCGGCGCGGCACCGGCCGGCCCCGCGCAGGGCATCGGCAACCTGGTGCACGCCGCCGCCATGCTGGCCGAGGACGCCCACGCCGACCGGGAGAAACTCGTCGAGTACGTGTCCGCCCGGTTCGATTCGATCGAGCTGGCCGCCCGCTGGATGGCCGGGCCCGAGCAGGAGCGCGCCCAGGCCATGGTGGACAAACTGCTGCGCTGGCTGGCGGCGAACCCGCGCCGGCTGCTGGCGATCGAGCACGAGTTCACCGTCCGGCTGGAGGACGAGCGCCGCCCGGTCCAGCTCACCGGCCGGGTCGACCGGCTGGAGATCGACGAGGCCGGCCGGCTCGTGGTGATCGACCTGAAGACCGGCAAGTCCACCGCGCTCTCCGCCGAAGTGGCGGAGAACCCGCAGCTCGCCGGCTATCAGGCGGCTGTCGACGCGGGCGCGTTCGGCGACTTCGGCGCGGACAGCGGCGGCGCCGCCCTGGTCCAGCTCGGCCCGGGCAAGGACGCCCGGGAGCAGATGCAGGTGCCGATCACCGAGGCCACCGACCCGCAGTGGGCCTATCAGATGGTTCGCCGCACCGCCGACACGATGGCCGCCGCGACCTTCTCCGCGGTGGCGAACAGCCGCTGCCGGGTCTGCCCGGTGCGCACCAGCTGCCCGGTCTCCGGCAAGGGCCGCCAGGTAGTGGAACCACCGAAGGACCAACGATGA
- a CDS encoding LOG family protein, producing the protein MAAICVFCGSSDTLEQRWLDLAAATGRALGERGHTLVSGGGRVGMMGTLAEGARAGRAHTLGIIPQCLVDWEVADTASDELVVTTDMAARKNLMIERSDAFLTLPGGLGTLDELFEVWTTSTLGVHRKPIVVLDPDGFYDGLLTWLNGLVGTKFVRAGAMETVLVARSVPEALDAIEAALAG; encoded by the coding sequence ATGGCCGCGATCTGCGTGTTCTGCGGCTCCTCCGACACGCTGGAGCAGCGCTGGCTCGACCTGGCCGCGGCGACCGGGCGGGCGCTCGGCGAGCGCGGGCACACGCTGGTCTCCGGCGGTGGCCGGGTCGGCATGATGGGCACGCTGGCCGAGGGCGCCCGGGCCGGCCGGGCGCACACCCTCGGGATCATCCCGCAGTGCCTGGTCGACTGGGAGGTCGCCGACACCGCCTCGGACGAGCTGGTCGTCACCACCGACATGGCCGCCCGGAAAAACCTGATGATCGAGCGGTCGGACGCCTTCCTCACCCTGCCCGGCGGCCTCGGCACCCTGGACGAGCTGTTCGAGGTGTGGACCACGTCGACGCTCGGCGTGCACCGCAAGCCGATCGTCGTGCTCGATCCGGACGGCTTCTACGACGGCCTGCTCACCTGGCTGAACGGTCTGGTCGGCACCAAGTTCGTCCGGGCCGGCGCGATGGAGACGGTGCTGGTGGCCCGCTCGGTGCCGGAGGCGCTGGACGCGATCGAGGCCGCCCTCGCCGGGTGA
- a CDS encoding LOG family protein, with protein sequence MTESTNGRPSATPQRHRGAVTLRREAVPPSTADEKLLDSHHRGEWKTKDAWRALRILSEFVEGFDTLADLPPAVSVFGSARSAPDSPECELAAGLGAALAEAGYAVITGGGPGVMEAANRGATEAGGMSVGLGIELPFEQGLNDWVDIGIDFRYFFVRKTMFVKYAQAFVVLPGGFGTLDELFEAITLVQTRKVTRFPVILMGVDYWSGLLDWIKRRMLDDGKISEADLELIQVTDDVAEAVRIITEAGTAQVAAG encoded by the coding sequence ATGACGGAGAGCACCAACGGGCGACCATCGGCCACGCCACAACGTCATCGAGGTGCGGTCACGCTGCGTCGAGAAGCAGTGCCGCCCAGCACCGCTGACGAGAAACTTCTGGATTCCCACCATCGCGGTGAGTGGAAGACCAAGGACGCCTGGCGCGCGCTGCGGATACTCTCCGAGTTCGTCGAGGGCTTCGACACCCTGGCCGACCTGCCGCCCGCGGTCAGCGTCTTCGGCTCGGCCCGCAGCGCGCCGGACAGCCCGGAGTGCGAGCTGGCGGCCGGCCTGGGTGCCGCGCTCGCCGAGGCGGGCTACGCGGTGATCACCGGCGGCGGGCCGGGCGTGATGGAGGCGGCGAACCGGGGCGCCACCGAGGCCGGCGGGATGTCCGTCGGGCTCGGCATCGAGCTCCCGTTCGAGCAGGGCCTCAACGACTGGGTCGACATCGGCATCGACTTCCGGTACTTCTTCGTCCGCAAGACCATGTTCGTCAAGTACGCGCAGGCGTTCGTGGTGCTGCCCGGCGGCTTCGGCACGCTGGACGAGCTGTTCGAGGCGATCACCCTGGTGCAGACGCGGAAGGTGACCCGGTTCCCGGTGATCCTGATGGGCGTCGACTACTGGAGCGGCCTGCTCGACTGGATCAAGCGCCGGATGCTCGACGACGGCAAGATCAGCGAGGCGGATCTCGAACTGATCCAGGTCACCGACGACGTCGCCGAGGCGGTCCGGATCATCACCGAGGCCGGCACGGCGCAGGTGGCGGCCGGCTGA
- the dapE gene encoding succinyl-diaminopimelate desuccinylase, with protein MANPLTPDVLVDPVELTRALVDIRSVSRDEKVIADCVADVLRRTGHLTVERVGNTVMARTELGRDQRVVLAGHLDTVPINDNWPSTVVDDLIYGCGTSDMKSGVAVALHLAATLPDPAYDVTYLFYEAEEIESEYNGLNLVAGSHPEWLRADFAVLLEPTYGVVEAGCQGTMRALVRTHGRRAHTARAWRGVNAIHAAGEVLRRLEDYHPRTVTIDGCTYREGLNAVRISGGVAGNVVPDECAVEVNLRFAPDRSEQQALAHLREVLDGFDLEVTDSAPGALPGLSAPAAREFLTAVGVAPAAKLGWTDVSRFAALGIPALNYGPGDPALAHAPDEHVEIGQIRDGAATLHRWLAG; from the coding sequence ATGGCCAACCCGCTGACCCCGGACGTGCTTGTCGACCCGGTCGAGCTGACCCGTGCGCTGGTCGACATCCGGTCCGTGTCCCGCGACGAGAAGGTGATCGCCGACTGCGTGGCGGACGTCCTCCGCCGGACCGGTCACCTGACCGTCGAGCGCGTGGGCAACACGGTGATGGCACGCACCGAGCTGGGCCGGGACCAGCGCGTCGTGCTGGCCGGCCACCTGGACACGGTGCCGATCAACGACAACTGGCCGTCCACTGTCGTCGACGACCTGATCTACGGCTGCGGGACGTCGGACATGAAGTCCGGGGTCGCCGTCGCCCTGCACCTGGCGGCCACCCTGCCCGACCCGGCGTACGACGTGACCTACCTGTTCTACGAGGCCGAGGAGATCGAGTCCGAGTACAACGGGCTGAACCTGGTCGCCGGCTCCCACCCGGAGTGGCTGCGCGCCGACTTCGCGGTGCTGCTCGAACCGACGTACGGGGTGGTCGAGGCGGGCTGCCAGGGGACCATGCGGGCGCTGGTGCGTACTCACGGGCGCCGCGCGCACACCGCCCGGGCCTGGCGCGGGGTGAACGCGATCCACGCCGCGGGCGAGGTGCTGCGCCGGCTGGAGGACTACCACCCGCGGACGGTGACCATCGACGGGTGCACGTACCGGGAGGGGCTGAACGCCGTACGGATCTCCGGTGGCGTGGCCGGCAACGTCGTCCCGGACGAGTGCGCTGTCGAGGTCAACCTGCGCTTCGCCCCGGACCGGTCGGAGCAGCAGGCCCTCGCCCACCTGCGCGAGGTGTTGGACGGCTTCGACCTGGAGGTCACCGACTCGGCGCCGGGCGCCCTGCCCGGGCTGTCCGCGCCGGCCGCCCGCGAGTTCCTCACCGCTGTCGGCGTGGCCCCGGCCGCCAAGCTGGGCTGGACCGACGTGTCCCGGTTCGCGGCGCTGGGCATCCCGGCACTGAATTACGGCCCGGGCGATCCGGCGCTGGCGCACGCGCCGGACGAGCACGTGGAGATCGGGCAGATCCGGGACGGCGCCGCCACCCTGCACCGCTGGCTGGCGGGGTGA